Within Longimicrobium sp., the genomic segment TGTACGTCAAGCGGATGCTGGTGCGCGAGAACAGCGAGGAGCTGCTTCCGCGCTGGCTGCGGTGGGTGCGCGGCGCCGTCGACTCGCCCGACCTGCCGCTGAACGTGTCGCGCGAGATGCTGCAGAGCGACCGGCACGTCCGGCAGATCCGCCGCGCGCTCACCAAGAAGGTGCTCGACACGCTCAAGAAGATGCTGGAGAGCGACCGGGCCAGGTACGAGACCTTCTGGCGCGAGCTGGGACGGGCCGTCAAGGAGGGCGTGGACAGCGACTACGAGAACCGCGACACGCTGCTGGGGTTGCTGCTCCTGGGCTCGTCGCGCGAGGCCGAGGCGCTGACCACGCTCAAGGAGTACATCGAGCGCATGCCCGAGGGGCAGTCCGACATTTGGTACCTGACGGGCACCTCGCGCGAGCAGATCGAGAACTCGCCCGCGCTGGAAACCTTCCGCGACCGCGGCTGGGAGGTGCTGTACCTGACCGACCCCGTCGACGAGCTGGTGGTGCAGTCGGTGACGGAGTACGAGGGCAAGCGCCTGCGCTCGGCCGGCAAGGGTGCGGTGGAGCTGGAGGCGGGCGAAAAGAAGGAGGAGGGCGAGGAGCAGAAGAAGGAGTTCGAGCCGTTCCTGGGCACCCTTCAGAAGCGCCTGGAGAAGTGGGTGAAGGAAGTCCGGCTTTCCGGCCGCCTGACGAAGTCGCCCGCGGTGCTCGTCGTCTCCGACCACGACTACTCGCCGCAGCTGGAGCGGCTGCTTTCGCAGGGCCGCGACGGCGTGCGCCAGCGCCGCATCCTGGAGCTGAACGCGGGGCACCCGCTGGTGCAGGGCCTTCGCCGCCGCTTCGACGCCAACCCCAACGACGCGGTGGTGGGCGACTACGGCGAGCTGCTGCTGGGCTGGTCGCTCCTGGCCGAGGGCAGCGAGCCGCACGACCCCGTCCGCTTCACCCAGCTCGTCGCCGGGCTGATGGAGACGGGGCTGGACACGGCCCCGGTTGCGCCGAGCGCCACGCCCGAAGCATCGGCGGAGGAATCGGCCGACGAAGCACCGACGGAAGCACCGGTGGAGTCCGAGCCCGAATCCACGTCAGAAGAAACGACGACGACCGCGGGGTGATGCTGGCTCCCGGCGTCGCCGATTGATCGTGTTCGGTAGAGCAGTATCCACGCAGGCAACGGAGGAACCAGGTGCGGGCGACCATCGTGGCTTCGGTCGGTGCCGATGGCGAGCAGGAGGCCGCGACCGCATGGCTGGCTCGCTGGCGTCCGCACCTGACGTACTGTTCAGAAAATCAGGGCTGTGGCTGCTGCGTCGACATCTGGGACGTCGACGCTCCCGCCGAGGCTCTCACGCAATTACCCCAGACGCTGCAGGCGATGAGCGAGTGGACACATCCCGATTTTCCCAAGCTAAACGCGAACACCCGATCGTTCGTCGGGGCCGACGCTTTCTTCGTATGAAGCGGAAGGGCAACCTCGCCCGGTAAGAATGGATGGCTGAGCGATGAACGATCAATGACGAAGCCCTCCCCCGACGCGGTCGGGGGAGGGCTTCGTCAGTCGGCCCGCGTCAGTCGGCCCGCGTCAGATCTCAGGCCGCCGCGTCCACCAGCGTCTTCACGTGGGACGCGATCACGTCGGGGGGGCAGGGCTTGAGGAGCACCGCCGAGCACAGGCCGCGCATCCGCTCCTGCTCGATGGCCGACTGGGAGCCCGTTACCGCCACGATCGGCATGCGATGAGTCGGCCAGCGCTCGCGAAACGACAGGGCCGTGTCTACCCCATCCAGCCCCGGCATCATGATGTCCATCAGCACCACGTCGGGCCGGTGCGTGTACATGTGAAGAATCGCTTCGCCCCCGTGCGCCGCCTCCA encodes:
- the htpG gene encoding molecular chaperone HtpG, which gives rise to MPEQAQQFAFQAEVQRLLDLVIHSLYTDKEIFLRELVSNASDAIDRLRFEALTNSELLPEGHEPQIRLVPDKENRTLTIEDDGIGMTRDEVVQNIGTIARSGTREALEQLKEQDGAANLIGQFGVGFYSSFMVAHRVELVTRKAGTGEAVRWESAGDGSFTVTEAERDRPGTTITLHLKAVDSENGIEDYADRWVLSRIVRQHADFITYPIILPAEKPEEVPEGETPEPEKPINSMKPIWSRPPQEVTQEEYADFYKQISHDWSDPLETIHTRAEGLVEYQAVLFLPSRAATDMYYPGFKPNLRLYVKRMLVRENSEELLPRWLRWVRGAVDSPDLPLNVSREMLQSDRHVRQIRRALTKKVLDTLKKMLESDRARYETFWRELGRAVKEGVDSDYENRDTLLGLLLLGSSREAEALTTLKEYIERMPEGQSDIWYLTGTSREQIENSPALETFRDRGWEVLYLTDPVDELVVQSVTEYEGKRLRSAGKGAVELEAGEKKEEGEEQKKEFEPFLGTLQKRLEKWVKEVRLSGRLTKSPAVLVVSDHDYSPQLERLLSQGRDGVRQRRILELNAGHPLVQGLRRRFDANPNDAVVGDYGELLLGWSLLAEGSEPHDPVRFTQLVAGLMETGLDTAPVAPSATPEASAEESADEAPTEAPVESEPESTSEETTTTAG
- a CDS encoding response regulator, with product MDRKTVLVVDDHAPTRQAYAAFLLDCGYHVLEAAHGGEAILHMYTHRPDVVLMDIMMPGLDGVDTALSFRERWPTHRMPIVAVTGSQSAIEQERMRGLCSAVLLKPCPPDVIASHVKTLVDAAA